In the genome of Lathyrus oleraceus cultivar Zhongwan6 chromosome 4, CAAS_Psat_ZW6_1.0, whole genome shotgun sequence, the window AAACTAAAATAAGTTTTAGTTAAGTTTTTAATTTCATATTTAATTTTCAATTCTAAAATTAGTCTCAATTGAAAGAACTAGATTCAAGATTAGTCTTAATTGCAAGTTCTCTGAAACTAGGCACGGTCATAATCTTTTATAACACTATCGAAATCCATATTGTTTTATGAACAAACATGCCAAATATTTCTCGCTAACATTATTCATTCAGTTTGATATCTAAACATGAATTATTTAACTCACAAAGTATGTATAATTTACGTATTTTTGTCACTAGAGCATTCTCAAACTATGCATAACCATTCCCAACCCTTTTGCATTTGTATAGATAATCATTTGAATTTCTTTGACACAATCTATCATTGAAGGCCTCACATGACTCTCAAGACGAACACATTGTGATGCAAGATTCGCAAACATGAATATTGATTCAAAAGTGTAAGAATTTCTAGTCATCTCTGGATCAATCAACTTACGGAGCATCTTGTGGTTATTCAGTAAGTGCCTTACTTGTAGTACAAGGTATTGATCATTTGGACCTTGGTTTAGATCTATAGCTTGACGTCCTGTCAAAAGTTCTAGAAGAACAACACCAAAAGCGTAAACATCACTTTGTAGCGTCAACTTTCCCGTCTGAAATAAAATGGTTATTAGTGCTACTTTAATAAATGATAAGAACAAAACgatgcttcaaatgaaatttaTCTATGCGCACCGATGTATACTCAGGGTCAAAATAGCCAAATGTACCAAGTACTTTGGCTGTTTCGTGTATTTCGTGTTCTTCTGGCATTAGCTTTGCGAACCCAAAATCAGATATCTACAAAATGCTAGTTAGTTTTTACTCGTTCAAGACTATACATGGTTTTATGTTAAGCATTTATACCTTTGCTTCAAAATTGGTATCTAAAAGAATATTGGTGGATTTGAAATCTCTATGAACAATAGGAATTCCAACGCAAGAACTTGAGTGGAGATAAGCAAGGCCTTTTGCAGCTCCTAATGCCACTCTTAATCTTTGAGGCCAATCCATTTTTCTTTCCCTCATCCCTAAAAATTAAGTATCACTTACATATAAGAAGAGTAAATGATCCAAATTCAAGGACTAAGTAGTGATTTACACCATTATGCTAGATGCAATGTAAGAAATTATAAGATCATGTAGATTTTGGGCACATGACAAACCATTCAAATGATCTTGTAGGTTTCCATTATGCATATACTCATATACTAAGAATCTATGCTTTCCATCGGCATAATAACCTATCAAAGAAACAAGATTTGGATGGTCTAGCAAACTCAATATGTCAACTTCTACGCGAAATTCGCGCTCTCCCTCTGCCGCTTTAATTGCTTCCAACTCCATTTTTTTGATAGCTACAACCTTCATGGAAAAAAAACAATGTATATTATTGTTATCACTAGTTTAAAAAATCTGTCTACAACCACAATTGTAGCCGCACTAATAAAATTTCTATCTGCAACCGCAATTGTAGACGAATTAGACATATTTTCTGAAATTTTGCAGTAAATaaatttcatctgatacatctaaaggacattgaagattgATTGCtttggaatgcttgcttggatgcTTGGTTATCGttatttgataccattggtcttcttattaattgcttggatgattatggtTTTTTTGCttgcttgacaatccaaaggaaatgagtttctatctgacattattgtcttgtggatgcttcccatgggttagatcttttcaactctaaacttttaaatcttgtctgggatagtcccttcatctcctccttcttctttaatttcaaaatctccctctcattttcaaaacttcttcgtttgttgtttttcaacttagacttgttttaatgagtagaaaccttggccttatgccattgattttcaaaatattttcttaatcaaacttgtaaatgaacttaatcatattgactttatttttaaaatgacaaaaaagaactaataacctcatctaaccattttggccactttgtgccttttccttttaaactttttCAAAAGAAGGCATTTAGATTTaagttatctttggttgagatataatcctcccattccatgatatattgagTATAATATTTTCCATTTCTTtggggttagtggcatacttgttgattgaatccaagttggagccctcctTCATAAATATTGTAAAGTCTTCATTATCcgtggatgtttggttgagtattctcccattgataacaaaagatctttaagcttttgttaaaatcaatccacccatctttgaaatttttaccacgaactacgaggtttttatcccccattttatgttggtatgtaggtgtaagaccaaaagtcttgtcaaacacaaaaaatgtaaataatgaattcttttctcatccactcattctattttttagcaaacatctttttcaaccaaaacacttacacacaaaaagggctccctaggagtacctaggacactttgggtgctaatactttccctctatgtaaccaacccccttacctgtaatctctgacattttattagttttgatttgaaaatttcttatctttgggttttgttcgtactttttcccttttcatttggaaataataaaagtgcggtggcgactcttgttttattaacgttgagttaaccaataaCTCAATGGTCATAAATCTACCGCTACATTGTGCCCTAGCATTCTGGAGTCTACTAACAGATGGCATTCATATCATACCCTGGATGAAGAGGTGTTGGAGTAGGCCTAGTTTCTATAAGCTGAACCACTGAGCTATGTAGCAAAAGAAGGAGAAGTTGACTGTACGATATGGGAATTGGATCAAACTTTCTTGGAGGCCTTCTTGGTCCCTTTTTACCCTGCTGATGGTAACTCTATTGTTGTGGAGCATAGGGTTAATGAGGAGTGTAGGGTTGCTGATAGGGAGATCTTGGAGGTCCAGGTTATGGAAGATATTCATGATGCATCTCCTGATGTGAGGTGGAGTCAGGCAGATGCACAGGAGTGACCACTTCTGGTACAACAGCTGGTGTGGGGTTGCCTTCGTTCCTCAACAAGGTTTATAGGATCTCCATGATCAGGCGCATCTGAGTCTTCAATTGGTTGACTTCAAACCTCAATGACTCTGGACCTCTCTGAATTTCTTCGATAGTAATCTGAGATAGGTTTCCAGTTCAAAGTGGATATCGGGAAATCAGCTTGGCGAAAACGGGTTCTCTGAACAAAAGGCCAAGTACCAGTGAGATCAATTAATTTTATAATGAAAGGCATGATAATGCATGAACGATGCatgatttatgattttttttaattctcAAGGAACCTTATATGATTTATAATGACCAACAAGCACTAAAAATGGCAAATAAAGTAAGCACACCGATTTCAAACAAGTCAAACTTGTATTCATGATTTGAGATTACAATTACATTAGATATAATACAATAATTCAAAACATGACAAGGAAGATATATAGCAATAATGACACAGAACGCTTTGCCTTGCGCTCTTTCAACTCCTTCAGATCGACTTTAAACCTCTTCATCTCCGCTCACATAGGTAGACGAACCGAAATATATAATGAGGAGTATTGCTCTCCTCTGCATCCTTTAAGGTATCTTCCAATCTCCAAGGAACCTCTATGGTCAACTCGTTGCAAAATCTTACCAAGCAATCATACTTAGTACGGTACATCGTGGCAGCAGGTTGCAAGATGTTGATGGACTTAGCATAGGTGTCCAAGAGATCATTATGATGTGGTTTCTCATTGAGTCAACCCATACTCTCTTTATTCAGAGCCTCAAACCATTGTTTTCAGTGTCGACACACTTTGTGGCAAGCTCGACTTTTTGGCACTTATCCTTCCAAATATGAGGAGTGACATAGGAAGTTCGCACAACTTCTTCCTTAAGACGACGCTCCTGATCAGCTTCGGTATTGACATTATGAAGAGATAGCTTGAGCTTCTTGATCTCAACATCAGTTTCATCCCTTAGGATCTTCTTCTCTTTAAGAGCTAGTTCAAACCAACGGTgatttttttcacattttttctATGTTTACTTTAGCTACTTACAAAGTGAAGTTAACCCCATATCAGCTTGGGATAAGCCATCCTGATATTTCTCCTTGAGATCATCTTCGGTCTTGACTTTCTTCCTGCTTTCAGTCAAGAGTTCGTCATCATATCCTCAATCTTCCTTTTGAGCTTTGTTTTATTCCTATTCATACCCTTATTCCCCACCACTCATAATTCTCCACCTCACCCCCTACCCACCAAAATCCAACCCGAATTCCTCCCCATTATAGCCAACGGAAATTGGTCCAATTTTCCCCCTCAATTCCAAAGCCATATTTAATCTTGTACCAAATGTTATCTCTTTACCCAATCCCATCATGCCATGTGGCAACCAAGATTTGAACCTTGAGGACAAAGTTCCTTATGGACTCAGGAGTATTGTTATGAGGTCCAATTTTAAGTCCAAAAAAGAGTGACAAAGAAGCTAGTTTAGCTTAAAGATTATTATCAATTTTAAATGGGGTGCAATAGCAATTGTCTCTAATTCTTAGTTActatgttttaatattttttccaAAAGAGGTCCAACCCCATTTATGTTTAGATAACCCTATCTATTTAAGTGTAACATGTTTGTTGTACAACTTTGCATGAAAGATCAAAGTGTTCGCACTCCTGGATCTAACTTAGCATTAATGTATTCTATCAGCAGAATTGTCTTAGGAAGAATAGAGGTCTATTGCTTGCTCTTTGCGCGAATTACCATTGCTTTATCATTGGACCTTTCAATTTGGGTTTTGCGTGCGGCCCAGAACAAAAACTAAAATAAGTTTTAGTTTTAAGTTTTTAATTTCATATTTAATTTTCAATTCTAAAATTAGTCTCAATTGAAAGGGCTAGGATTCAAGATTAGTCTTAATTTTCTAATGTTGAAGCTTAGTTTTGCAGGTTCTCTGAAATCAAGCACGGTCATAATCTTTTATAACACTATCAAAATCCATATTGTTTTGTGAACAAACATGCCAAATATTTCTCGCTAACATTATTCATTCAGTTTGATATCTAAACATGAATTATTTAACTCACAAAGTATGTATAATTTACGTATTTCTGTCACTAGAGCATTCTCAAACTATGCATAACCATTCCCAACCCTTTTGCATTTGTATAGATAATCATTTGAATTTCTTTGACACAATCTATCATTGAAGGCCTCACATGACTCTCAAGACGAACACATTGCGATGCAAGATTCGCAAACATGAATATTGATTCAAAAGTGTAAGAATTTCTAGTCATCTCTGGATCAATCACCTTACGGAGCATCTTGCGGTCATTCAGTAAGTGCCTTACTTGTAGTACAAGGTATTGATCATTTGGACCTTGGTTTAGATCTATAGCTCGACGTCCTGTCAAAAGTTCTAGAAGAACAACACCAAAAGCGTAAACATCACTTTGTAGCGTCAACTTTCCCGTCTGTTCATGAAATAAAATGGTTATTAGTGCTACTTTAATAAATGGTAAGAACAAAACgatgcttcaaatgaaatttaTCTATGCGCACCGATGTATACTCAGGGTCAAAATAGCCAAATGTACCAAGTACTTTGGCTGTTTCGTGTATTTCATGTTCTTCTGGCATTAACTTTGCGAATCCAAAATCAGATATCTACAAAACGCTCGTTAGTTTTTACTCGTTCAAGACTATACATGGTTTTATGTTAAGTATCTATACCTTTGCTTCAAAATTGGCATCTAAAAGAATATTGGTGGATTTGAAATCTCGATGAACGATAGGAATTCCAACGCAAGAACTTGAGTGGAGATAAGCAAGGCCTTTTGCAGCTCCTAATGCCACTCTTAATCTTTGAGGCCAATCCATTTTTCTTTCCCTCATCCCTAAAAGTTAAATATCACTTATATATAAGAAGAATAAATGATCCAAATTCAAGGACTAAGTAGTGATTTACACCATTATGCTAGATGCAATGTAAGAAATTATAAGATCATGTAGATTTTGGGTACATGACAAACCATTCAAATGATCTTGCAGGTTTCCATTATGCATATACTCATATACTAAGAATCTATGCTTTCCATCAGCACAATAACCTATCAAAGAAACAAGATTTGGATGGTCTAGCAAACTCAATATGTCAACTTCTACGCGAAATTCGCGCTCTCCCTCTGCCGCTTTAATTGCTTCCAACTCCATTTTCTTGATAGCTACAACCTTCATGGAAAAAAAACAATGTATATTATTGTTATCACTAGTTTAAAATTTCTGTCTGCAACCGCAATTGTAGCCGCACTAATAAAATTTATGTCAGCAACCGCAATTGTAGTCGAATTATGAAATTTTGCTGTAAATAAATTTCTGCAACCGCAATTTAAAACCATATTACCTCTCCTGACTTCAAAATGCCTCTATAGACCCTACCAAATCCTCCTTTTCCAACAAGATTATCATCACTGAATGAACAAGTTGCATCTTCCATTTCCTTGAGTGTGAAAACAGATGATCCATGCATCCTATTAGTAGATTGCGGTGATTGATCTTCAAGTTGCCAAAACTCTGCAGGTTTATAAATCCCTGAAAGACATTGCATGTACAAAATCTATAATGACACACCATTTAGTAAATCcttacaaaaaaaaaagagagataGAGGGAAGTTTACAAGGGTCGGAATGATCTTGAGACTTGCTTCGTCGCCGCTTGTTCCAAGCCGAGACCAAACCGAACGGCATGGTGACTCTATCTTGTATGGTATGTGTTTGATTCTTCAAGACAAAAACATGAAGTGAATGACATTGTAATAGAATAGTTTGTATGCATTTGATATAGTTATTTTCTTATAATTTATAAAAGTACATTTTATAGCATGTATGGGAATCTTGTATGGAGTAAGTATAGAGAAAGTGTGAAGTTAGATTAGAAGAATACTTCATAACACATCCTTTAACAACATGGATTTTCCTGAGAAGGACAAAACAAGAATTTAAGAAAAGAAAAAGCAGAGAAAAAAAAAGTAGAAACTGTTTGATTACCTTTGGTTTGGAAGATGCTGAGAGACACTTTTCAATTTCATAATAATTATGATTTCTAAATCTTTCTGTTGTATCATGTATGGTGTAACGGTCATTGTTACTATTAAAGTCTGTCATCATAAGAAATTAAATGCgattttgaattttattttaggGTCAATGAATCTAGATGCAGGGTCTTTTCGGTCAGTTAACATATTCTTCAATGAATATGTTAGGTCACATTATAAACTTTGTCTTAAAAAGGAGATTCATTTAGGCAACATAACCAGGTAatttatttgttattttattttacCTAAAATATTAATCCTTCTAGTGTAGCATATGTATGTTATGATTTGTTCTTGCTTACAACACGTGTTATGATTGGATATATATctataattattattatatttgtGAATAATCTCAAACTTAATTTTACAAGATATTCTCATCCATTTAAATCATTAAAATATACGTGTGGCATTATCAGATATTAATTTTCTAACGTAAATATGAAGATTTAAATAATGAATGATTTTAGATATTGCAAGTCTCACGAGAAAAATGTGTTATATAGAAATGCCGACTATGAAAGTTCCCTACCAATTCGCCGTGGAGTATGAGAGACAGTTTGATGACATCTAATGGTAAGTAGTGATTCATGATGAGGGTTTAGTGTGGAGCTCATAGTAGGATTGTATTGTTTCTTCCAAGACTTATCGTGTCACATCATTGAAATGTTTCATAGTCGGCATCATTGAAATGTTTTGTAAGATTGCTTTTACATATGACCCTAATTCCTTAGACTAGGGGGTGTCACTTCTCTTTAGGGTGCTCAACTGTACTCGAATATCATTTCAGTATCGAGACAAATTTAACTATTGTTCTTAATATGTACATTTCCTTTTATTTGGGGTCGCTGATTTATTTGCTTCACCCAATATATAAAGGATATTTCACTTTCCTAGCCATATTTCCACTCTTAGCGCAAATTGTAatcattttcttcttcttgttcTTCGAACTTCGATTGCTTTTCCTTGAGCTTCGATGACTCGTGTTCTATATATCTTTCTTTTCATCTCTAGGTCCTATATTTTCTATGCATTTTATCGATTCATCGCGTTCCTATgacttttattttctttaattgTTTCCTCAAGGTTGAACTTTTTCAAGTACCCTTTCTCTCTCTCCTTACTGGTTGTTGTTTTCCCTTCCTTGCTTTGGTCATGACTAATGTAGGAGACGACCCTGCAAATGATCTAGAAATTTCCAGTGATGTGAGTGATGATTCATCTCGCACTGAAATAGTAAACCCAGAAATACCAAATTTCGTCCCTTTAGCAATTAGTCGACCAATTGCAAACCCTGTTGTTCTTAGTGACAATTCTGGCTCTCAtgatttttttatcaaaaatGACAGTGAACCTTCGAGTTCCCATCCTAGTGAAAATATGAATGGTTCTGTTGGCCCTTCATTAGGGATACTAACAATGGCCTTTATTCTCTTGATCTTGTTGAAACCCACCAGGATGAACTAGGAACTCATCTCTCCATTAATTTTTTAAGTTTTAAACGGACGAGAGTCTGGTGTTAAGGAGGTTAGGGATCACCTCATCTTCTGAACCATTCCCTTATTCATGACAAGCATTATCTCTTTCATGAAAGTTGGGAATACAAGGTTCAAAAGGAGCGTTAAGGTATCTTCATGCATACTGATATTTCTTAATAACACTAGGTTAAGGTGGAGTCATTAGGAACAATCTCCTTCTTCAACAACACTTAGAAATAGGAAGATTCTTATAGATATATGGGATTGTCCTTTTATTGGTCTATTTCCTATGTCGATTTCAGAAAAAGGGTATGTAATTCCTTTGGATGGTGCTTTATACCCTTCTTCAAATGCTTTTTTCCAAGCTGGGATTCAAGTTTCCCTTCACTATCTTCGAGGAGGGTATGTTGAACCACTTGAGAATTTCCCCTCCTAACTTGTTACCTCATATTTTCGACACAGGTAATAAAGATGAGAATTCATGACCAAGTTTGGCTGACAGGGATTTAAGGTTTCACCTATCGTCAAAATGGTCATTTTCGACCAGAAGATCACTTAATTATTTGATAAGCATATCCTATCAAAGTAGGTTGGGAAAGATAGTCAAGAGGTCCATTGAAGACCCTAGCCGAGTTAAAAGACTTAGTAAAATTTGGGGAGTTTTTCCAATTAACGTGACTATGATGTTTTTATTGAAGAGAGTATGGATAAGATCATACTTATTCAAGAACACGTGGAAACCTGTCAAAGACGAAAGATGCATGAAGACAAAGATGTGTCAAGTTTTACTAAGTTGGTCGTTGTAGACGATTGTATTAGGACTAGTATATAAGCAATGTTTGTTTGTAGATTTAGAGGTCCATAATTTTATGCATTACACACTCAAAGTACCCAACTGTGAAAGTGAGAAACGATTTTTTGATGTATGTATTTGCGTTCTATTTATAAAGTTAATTTTTCCTCGAACTTTTTCTTTTTACCCATTCACTTTACTGCACTATTTTTGTTATTCAATGTTTTTTACGTTAATTGTCAAAATATTTCAAAACATACAATTTTTGCACAAATCTGTCTCAGGATATTTTCGAGTTTAATCCCTTAAGTAAAATCAAACTTGTCTTTGTTTATCAAATTTCACGGTAAACAAGTTGTCACATGATCACACTGAAAAACACCGCATATTTGACTCGATTacacatgtttattaggtctttattatcattttgcttgtgttatgctctcttttatgttgtttttagGTATTTAGCTCTTTCAAGACCTTTTTAGtagaaacgaagcaaaaagacaaaaaaattagggttttcggcaaatattgtactCATGGCGTTCtgcatggcggccgctataggagaagccatgacacatcagccctcaaccaggaggaaactgccacgatcccatgaatttccccatttactcacatggcgggcgccatggagGGGTGGCGGGCGCTACCTTTGAATTCCACATTCCCACTaaagagaagttgaagggcatcctggTTTTTGCATGTTGTTaagttcctctataaataggtcgttctagttcatttccaaatcatccaacttagtttacaacactaagactataatatcatctgtaaaagcgATAATTCatcacatcgaggggttatcgcaccttagtgtaattaagttggagcactttgattttgctgtcgtctttattttaaaagtcaaaggtttatttacttccttgtaccagatttaaagcctccgtttggagcaggttctaatttaatcgcttttttattttacttgtcatgctttactttatttaattacttgccatgctttactttatttaattccttgccaagccttactttatttaatttcttgtcatgctttactttatttaatttcctgccattgtctttactttatttaattttctcgccattatctttattgatcgttttaattgttttacacgctttacttgttcttcacgccttacattctaaacttattttcaacatgttcaatatcattgtatttgtttgtattaccatgtctggctaaatctttcaaaggttagaatgtaaggatcgcggttaaagagatgtttcacatattgcatctgtagaaatgTTTTAGgggttgttttgatttttaattcgagttttctgaaacaaacttggttagttttaactactcaaggagtgcgaaagcaccctggcttagttaactaggaatttttatcactttaaggaaaaacgatttttgaaactgtttttggacgtgttgatagatttaaaatcaggaaactccttgggtaaactttctgaatcaaaatcacttttcaactaagtttacgagtcttatttcttaaaaataggtttactactttagcgttctgcgcaccttttataagtgacaataaaaggccttaatttaagggtaaactcgattctgaatacgcgaaaacgttagttcctgttaaatggattcttttcaagagtagaaaatatttccccataagtagttctatttagacaatggaagcatcgtttaactgacgtgaaatacattcaagcctaTCTTTATCAGCACACCCGGTGGGACGTTTTTTTGTGCGAAATTTGTGTTTTTCTTTCTTTACTCATTCATACATTTGTCTAAGCAAAGTTCTTCATTGATTAAACTTTTCAATGTCTTGTATGTATGAGATTGAGAAGTGGTAAAATAAGCTATAAAAAAGTTCTTATTCCAACTAGAAGATACGTTAGAATGGAAAATCCCCGAAATACGAGTACTAATGAAGAACGAACATCTGATTCTACGACCGGAGGCACGGTCTCTGCACCTTCGACTGGAGAAAATGCCTCCATAACAAGTACGATGAACACGCGTTCAATTGTGCAAGATGGGGTAATAATTCCCCTATCAATAGTGTTGAGTATCCCCACAATACCAGGGGTTACACAATCTATGACAAGTGACTTTAGAATGTATGTCCCAAGTCTAACATTGTTTATGTTTACTCAAGATCAACCTTATGGTATGCCAACAACGATGATGGAGAGTTTGAAATCGAATATGATAATCAAGAGCAACCTTATGTTAATCCTCATATGGCATCAGGGTCTACTATAAGCAATCCCAATCGAAATTTGTAGTCACACCTAAGAACAGGGTTCGCCCCTCCAGTGATGCTACGAATAACCACAAATTCTATGATGGTTATGAGACCACAAAAGAACGAGAGTAACCATGAAATGGTTAACATGTTCAACCTATAAATAGGTATTATGTTTAACCCTTTGATTCAGAATATGATTCATAGTTATCAGCAGTTAACGACTCAAATGTCTCGAATCGCTGATTTCTTTGGTGCTCTTCAGGGTCAAATTCAACCCTAGATGGTGAGGCCAAATCAGAATGTAGGAATAATCAAAGAGGAAAACATAGTGAACCAAGGTTAGCAATTTTTTCCTCAATTTGTAGAACAATAGATACATGTGGGTGTCGAACAAGGGAATCCACCTGTTTTATTGGTTAATAGAAAAAAGTATGCTGACCAAATAGTCCATCAAGAAAATCTGGCAGGATAAAATAACCTTGCAGCCATGGTTGAAAAAATCATGGCCCATAATGTTTTTAACATAGGCCTACATAGGCCCAATTATACTTCCCATATGTCGGAATATGTACTATATACAGAACTCCCAAGGGGttggtgtagcggtgtattcgtcgctatatgatttattggttaaaccataagcaaagcatacaatgaatttcg includes:
- the LOC127135450 gene encoding probable serine/threonine-protein kinase PBL28, with translation MELEAIKAAEGEREFRVEVDILSLLDHPNLVSLIGYYADGKHRFLVYEYMHNGNLQDHLNGMRERKMDWPQRLRVALGAAKGLAYLHSSSCVGIPIVHRDFKSTNILLDTNFEAKISDFGFAKLMPEEHEIHETAKVLGTFGYFDPEYTSTGKLTLQSDVYAFGVVLLELLTGRQAIDLNQGPNDQYLVLQVRHLLNNHKMLRKLIDPEMTRNSYTFESIFMFANLASQCVRLESHVRPSMIDCVKEIQMIIYTNAKGLGMVMHSLRML
- the LOC127135449 gene encoding probable serine/threonine-protein kinase PBL28; protein product: MPFGLVSAWNKRRRSKSQDHSDPWIYKPAEFWQLEDQSPQSTNRMHGSSVFTLKEMEDATCSFSDDNLVGKGGFGRVYRGILKSGEVVAIKKMELEAIKAAEGEREFRVEVDILSLLDHPNLVSLIGYCADGKHRFLVYEYMHNGNLQDHLNGMRERKMDWPQRLRVALGAAKGLAYLHSSSCVGIPIVHRDFKSTNILLDANFEAKISDFGFAKLMPEEHEIHETAKVLGTFGYFDPEYTSTGKLTLQSDVYAFGVVLLELLTGRRAIDLNQGPNDQYLVLQVRHLLNDRKMLRKVIDPEMTRNSYTFESIFMFANLASQCVRLESHVRPSMIDCVKEIQMIIYTNAKGLGMVMHSLRML